A window of the Pelagicoccus albus genome harbors these coding sequences:
- a CDS encoding family 43 glycosylhydrolase, producing the protein MNKPRTSLLAAIFLAVSLIPENRAQGSGEEANSANPILPGYYADPSIVSYQGKHYIYATLDPWGGETLGCWESDDFQDWTYRELNWPTKAACTGPTSMGAMVWAPSVVQGMDGRFYMHVSVGSEVWVGVASHPLGPWENSLGDRPMISADFDRTYHMIDAQAFVDGDGTPYLYWGSGWNWTNGHCFAVELTDNMDSFVGVPVDITPEHYFEAPFMLKREGRYYLMYSDGKTTEDSYQVHYAIGNSPLGPFEEASNSPILVSDHEKNVLSPGHHSVFEFEGQHYILYHRHNIPFEPVRRQVCVDQLDFDDNGLIRKIDPSHEGPALLVNRASKKGTLSATTTASSQLGPHTEPQNVTDNNYATRWIAGDNEGIHWIQMDFGQATEIARQEVRPEYAWKPTQFLLLYSDDAESWMTLADFTKSPISGSPIPINQTVTARYLKIEFPSGTPSEETGLFEWLVR; encoded by the coding sequence ATGAACAAGCCAAGAACGTCCCTACTCGCTGCCATTTTTCTGGCGGTCTCCCTCATCCCGGAAAATCGAGCGCAAGGGAGCGGAGAAGAGGCCAACTCTGCCAATCCCATTTTGCCGGGCTACTACGCCGACCCTTCCATTGTCTCTTACCAAGGGAAACACTATATCTACGCAACCTTAGACCCTTGGGGCGGCGAAACACTAGGATGCTGGGAATCCGACGACTTTCAGGATTGGACCTATCGTGAACTGAATTGGCCCACAAAGGCCGCCTGCACCGGACCGACATCCATGGGAGCCATGGTCTGGGCGCCGTCTGTAGTCCAGGGTATGGACGGGCGATTCTACATGCATGTGTCCGTTGGAAGCGAGGTCTGGGTCGGAGTCGCTAGCCATCCACTCGGCCCTTGGGAAAACAGTCTGGGCGATCGTCCCATGATATCCGCAGACTTCGACAGGACCTACCACATGATCGATGCCCAAGCATTCGTCGACGGGGATGGAACTCCCTATCTTTATTGGGGATCTGGCTGGAATTGGACCAACGGGCACTGTTTCGCAGTCGAATTGACGGATAACATGGACTCCTTCGTCGGAGTACCAGTCGACATTACCCCCGAACACTATTTCGAAGCCCCCTTCATGCTAAAACGAGAAGGGCGTTACTATTTGATGTACTCTGACGGGAAGACCACAGAGGACAGCTACCAGGTTCACTACGCCATCGGCAACTCACCTCTGGGCCCTTTCGAGGAAGCGTCGAATAGTCCTATTCTGGTCAGTGACCACGAGAAGAACGTTCTGTCACCAGGACACCATTCGGTATTCGAATTTGAAGGACAGCACTACATTCTCTACCATCGCCACAACATCCCTTTCGAGCCCGTCCGTCGCCAAGTCTGCGTAGACCAGCTTGATTTCGACGACAATGGGTTGATCCGAAAAATTGACCCGAGCCACGAGGGTCCCGCTCTCTTGGTAAATCGCGCCAGCAAAAAGGGAACGCTCTCGGCGACCACGACAGCCTCCAGTCAACTTGGTCCTCACACAGAGCCCCAAAATGTCACAGACAACAACTACGCAACTCGCTGGATCGCAGGTGACAATGAAGGGATACACTGGATCCAGATGGATTTCGGTCAAGCGACGGAAATAGCCCGGCAAGAGGTCCGTCCAGAGTACGCTTGGAAGCCAACTCAGTTCCTCCTTCTCTATTCGGACGATGCGGAATCGTGGATGACGCTAGCGGACTTCACCAAAAGCCCGATCAGCGGATCTCCGATTCCGATCAACCAAACGGTGACCGCTAGATACCTCAAAATCGAGTTCCCGTCAGGTACTCCCAGCGAGGAAACCGGTTTGTTCGAGTGGTTGGTTCGCTAG